Proteins from one Mercurialis annua linkage group LG7, ddMerAnnu1.2, whole genome shotgun sequence genomic window:
- the LOC130014875 gene encoding uncharacterized protein LOC130014875 — protein MGMMHWSCRLFAEAEPVQVLQIEGPGEPVEVLQIEGPGEPVEVLQIESPGEPVEVLQIESPGEPVEVLQIECPGEPVEVLQSEVVDEPLEKQQSGGSD, from the coding sequence ATGGGGATGATGCATTGGAGCTGCAGGCTGTTTGCGGAGGCTGAACCAGTGCAAGTGCTGCAGATTGAAGGTCCCGGTGAACCAGTGGAGGTGCTGCAGATTGAAGGTCCCGGTGAACCAGTGGAGGTGCTGCAGATTGAAAGTCCCGGTGAACCAGTGGAGGTGCTGCAGATTGAAAGTCCCGGTGAACCAGTGGAGGTGCTGCAGATTGAATGTCCCGGTGAACCAGTGGAGGTGTTGCAAAGTGAAGTTGTTGATGAACCCCTGGAGAAGCAGCAGTCTGGTGGTTCAGACTGA
- the LOC126656958 gene encoding E3 ubiquitin-protein ligase SINA-like 10 gives MSDNIVRSFNLEVMDCPICCEPLIPPIIQCENGHTTCSTCSVKVKNCHSCTLPIGSMRNRAMEAVVEAVTVFCQNKIYGCTESFSYDAKTKHEKYCSFVACSCPLPDCTVKGSSKMIYGHCKEMHTDSFIPFHFGRRFGVSLNLDDRGLLLQEDTSDTVFVLNNTTSSYRNIITVFCLGPMSNGRCPYDIEIKFTESSVDRFHSSTKNFQDTNSYYRSLTGLLIDSSDRNFFPDGLVKMELCVCRSWELGSEDDI, from the exons ATGTCTGATAATATAGTTCGTTCATTTAATCTTGAAGTTATGGATTGCCCCATCTGCTGCGAACCGTTAATTCCTCCAATTATTCAG TGTGAGAATGGCCACACAACTTGCAGCACATGCTCTGTGAAGGTTAAAAATTGCCATTCTTGCACTCTGCCCATAGGATCAATGAGAAATCGGGCAATGGAAGCGGTCGTGGAGGCTGTTACAGTGTTTTGCCAGAACAAAATTTATGGATGCACTGAAAGCTTCAGTTACGACGCAAAGACAAAACACGAGAAGTACTGTTCCTTCGTAGCGTGTTCATGCCCGCTTCCAGACTGCACCGTCAAAGGGTCCTCCAAAATGATTTACGGTCACTGCAAAGAGATGCATACAGATTCTTTTATACCATTTCATTTTGGACGTAGATTCGGCGTTTCTCTGAACTTGGATGATAGGGGCTTACTTCTCCAAGAGGACACATCAGACACTGTGTTTGTTCTGAACAACACAACGTCTTCTTATAGGAATATTATAACTGTGTTTTGTCTGGGACCAATGTCAAACGGACGCTGCCCATATGACATCGAAATAAAATTTACTGAATCCTCTGTTGACAGGTTTCATTCTTCTACGAAGAATTTTCAAGACACCAACAGTTACTACCGTTCGTTGACAGGGTTACTTATTGATAGCAGTGATCGTAATTTTTTTCCTGACGGGTTGGTAAAGATGGAGCTTTGTGTATGTCGATCATGGGAGCTTGGTTCGGAGGATGACATATAA